A stretch of Aedes aegypti strain LVP_AGWG chromosome 2, AaegL5.0 Primary Assembly, whole genome shotgun sequence DNA encodes these proteins:
- the LOC5577894 gene encoding transmembrane protein 70 homolog, mitochondrial: MLSLRVLVRCAQRQSNPLSPTSGNGIAQIVTGGSHFRPSIASSRCLCSKATDNSSSSASDSHGFKVYNGILTPQIRMVKVFSLATSLGGVVAQPILLEQASKIGGTPMIVAICGFAGFFTFVTPLLLHLITKRYVTELHYDEGKKEYTASTITFLLQKQMTKFKLEDVVVPEVPGMFTTFMVGDKSLFVDPSLFPDPTHYIKIMGYDKPIDFKFEEARQSTENPSKK; the protein is encoded by the exons ATGCTGTCACTACGAGTTCTAGTGCGATGTGCTCAGCGTCAGTCGAATCCTTTGTCACCGACTTCCGGAAATGGCATAGCGCAGATAGTAACTGGAGGCAGTCACTTCCGCCCATCGATTGCGTCGTCCAGATGCTTGTGCTCTAAAGCGACCGATAATTCCAGTAGTTCAGCTTCCGACAGCCATGGATTCAAAGTCTACAACGGTATACTGACGCCCCAGATCCGAATGGTGAAAGTGTTCTCTCTGGCCACCAGTTTGGGAGGAGTTGTCGCGCAGCCAATTCTATTGGAACAGGCCAGTAAAATCGGAGGAACTCCGATGATTGTCGCAATCTGCGGATTTGCCGGATTCTTCACATTCGTTACTCCACTCCTGTTGCATCTTATTACGAAGCGGTACGTTACGGAGCTTCATTATGACGAGGGAAAGAAAGAGTACACAGCTTCAACAATCACGTTTTTGCTTCAGAAGCAAATG ACAAAATTCAAACTAGAGGATGTAGTAGTACCGGAAGTGCCTGGTATGTTCACCACGTTTATGGTGGGAGATAAGTCGCTGTTTGTCGATCCTTCGCTATTCCCCGATCCAACCCATTACATCAAAATCATGGGATACGA